tattcctttaatgtagttAATATTCATAGTGTTGTGTTCATCATctaaagcaggggtgtcaaacaaaCAGCCCTGCAGAATTTTGTTTCAGACCTGCTCCAAAATgccaggtgtgtttaattagggttggagctaaactctgctggactgcagccctccaggaaccgagtttgacacccctgatctAAAGTGACCATGAAGTTCACTGTCAACCTGTGGcagatttctattttttttacttttgtttttctaataaactgTAGTAAAATTGTTCTTATTACAGTGAGAGATCGTGTGAGGACTAAGATGGAGAGAGACATCCTGGCAGAGGTCAACCATCCATTTGTGGTTAAACTTCATTATGGTGAGCTAGTGTGATATCCGCTTTGATGATAAATGACTTATAATGATATGTCCCCTTTTTTAAAtgccacataaaaaaaagaatttcaagaAAGTGGAAGTCAGACTTGATATGTTTTTTTGGAAGTGCCtttctgtatttatttgtattgagcTGTAGTTATTTACTGACTGTGTTCCTGACTAATTCTGATGCTATTATTGATGTGAAGAGTAAATGGCTTCTTACTGTACAGAATCCATATTACAGTATCATTACCTTAGTACTGACTCAGATTAATAGCATTAAATATTGCTATTAATGGTCTTGATTATTCTGATGCTCTTATTGATGTATGGAGTAAACAGGGCTTTTAACTGTACAAAGTCTATGTAATTACATTAGTAATGATTACTACTGAATGAACATTGCAGTTATGTTCAATTCTATTACTCATTAGTgcttatattgttatattatattatatatacactcacctaaaggattattaggaacacctgttcaatttctcattaatgcaattatctaatcaaccaatcacatggcagttgcttcaatgcatttagggttgtggtcctggtcaagacaatctcctgaactccaaactgaatgtcagaatgggaaagaaaggtgatttaagcaattttgagcgtggcatggttgttggtgccagacgggccggtctgagtatttcacagtctgctcagttactgggattttcacgcacaaccatttctagggtttacaaagaatggtgtgaaaagggaaaaacatccagtatgcggcagtcctgtgggcaaaaatgccttgttgatgctagaggtcagaggagaatgggccgactgattcaagctgatagaagagcaactttgcctgaaataaccactcgttacaaccgaggtatgcagcaaagcatttgtgaagccacaacatgcacaaccttgaggcggatgggctacaacagcagaagaccccaccggtaccactcatctccactacaaataggaaaaagaggctacaatttgcaagagctcaccaaaattggacagttgaagactggaaaaatgttgcctggtctgatgagtctcgatttctgttgagacattcagatggtagagtcagaatttggcgtaaacagaatgagaacatggatccatcatgccttgttaccactgtgcaggctggtggtggtggtgtaatggtgtggggatgttttcttggtacactttaggccccttagtgccaattgggcatcgtttaaatgccacggcctacctgagcattgtttctgaccatgtccatccctttatggccaccatgtacccatcctctgatggctacttccagcaggataatgcaccatgtcacaaagctcgaatcatttcaaattggtttcttgaacatgacaatgagttcactgtactaaaatggcccccacagtcaccagatctcaacccaatagagcatctttgggatgtggtggaacgggatcttcgtgccctggatatgcatcccacaaatctccaactgcaagatgctatcctatcaatatgggccaacatttctaaagaatgctttcagcacattgttgaatcaatgccacgtagaattaaggcagttctgaaggcgaaagggggtcaaacacagtattagtatggtgttcctaataatcctttaggtgagtatgtgtgtgtgtgtatatatatatatatatatatatatatatatatatatatatatatatatattgtcaaacaACCTGTAATTACACATTGATTTTACAGtaactattataattattttaatgaccTGTATAATAAAATGAACATTATGTATAATTAATAGTAATATACAATAACCAAGCACAAAGTgctcgacatggtcttctgctgttgtatcccatccgcctcaaggttcatcatgttgtgcattctgagatgctatactgttcactataattgtacagagaggttatctgagttaccgtagtctttctgtcagcttgaaccagtctggccattctccgttgacctctctcattgaCAAGGCGTttccttgttttttgtttttggcaccattctgagtaaattctagagattgttgtgagtgaaaatcccaggagatcagcagtttcagaaatactcaaaccagcccatctggcaccaataatcatgcaaCGGTCCAAAtcgctgagatcaaatttttttcccattctgatggttgatgtgaacatttactgaaccTCCTAGCCAGTATCTTCATGATTGTATTTATTGCACTGCTGCAACAAgcttggctaattagataatcgcatgaataagtaggtgttaatgtatgtgttcctaataaagtgctcagtgagtgtataattagaataaatgtatatttaaacataaattacagtatattaatttGTAATAAGTAACATGGAGACTGTAAAGTGACTAATGATTGAGTAAACAAACAATAGACATTTTTATAATCATGATCATGTAATTTACCTACTTAATGGAGTTTCAATGCAAACTTATCAGTAAATACAGAATTGCTCAGATTGGCGTCAGCGTTGATTCATTGTTACATGCACAATTTCTGTCTGCAGCTTTTCAGACGGAAGGTAAACTCTATCTGATTCTGGACTTCCTCAGAGGGGGCGATCTCTTCACCAGACTGTCAAAAGAGGTTGAGAATATTAATAACAGCACAATATCATCTTTATCACAGTTATGTCTGTATTCACTCTTGCTCACTCTTTGCTGTTCAGGTGATGTTCACTGAGGAAGATGTGAAGTTTTATCTGGCTGAGCTGGCACTGGGTTTAGATCACCTGCACGGTCTCGGCATCATCTACAGAGACCTCAAACCTGAGAAGTActttatacacagacacacacagataatCACTCCACATACTCTCTGTTAGGACTGCAAGATACTAAAACATGTACTAAACATTAACAGTGGACAGGAGGCTTGCTGACTGCTAAGTGTTTAGATGCAGACAAGTTAGAACAACTTCATTGGATCGTGCTGATGTGGCTGCATCGGTTTTGCTCATAAAATTAATTTAAGATATTTGGTACAGTCATTCACCCTAATTCTCTCTCTATTTTAGCATCCTCCTAGATGAAGAGGGACATATCAAACTCACAGGtacaatacacacacatgtgGCCTCTCACTtttatttctcacacacacacacacacacacacacagtttttttgctGTTGGCATATTTCACATGTATGAACAGTGTGTGTTATGCCTCTGCAGTTTTACACTGCATGATTATTATTTGTCCCTCCTATCTGTCTCTGTTTCACTGCAGAGATGACCCTCTACCCCTCCAGTGTATACAGAAGCGCACCAATTCAGCcataatattttaattgcatttaattacatgcaTTAGTGtatgattgtttttgtttatttgtagttTGAATTTCTGTTTTGATTGTTtccgatttattttattttttttctccctctcagATTTTGGACTGTGTAAGGAGGCTATTGATCATGAGAAGAAGGCTTACTCTTTCTGTGGGACGGTGGAGTACATGGCTCCAGAGGTGGTCAACAGGCAGGGACATATCCACAGTGCTGACTGGTGGTCATTTGGGGTACTGATGGTACGTCCAGATTCATGTACTGACAGGGCAAAGCATTCACTGTCACTTGGTTTGTCTTATTTTGGTTTTATTGGGTTATAATGAGTGTTTTCTGCTTGGCTTTTGTATAGTTTGAGATGCTTACGGGATCACTGCCATTCCAGGGAAAGGACAGAAAGGAAACTATGAATCTCATCCTGAAGTGAGGATCCATAGGGTCATCCGTCCATTGAGATTggagcttttttatttattttttaactctcCTAATAGGAAAAAATAAAGATGAAGACTTTTTGAACTAAGCAAtactgtgaattgttttgttaaaataaacatttagaataaatgtgttttatagtAGGGTTAAGACTTCATCTGTGTTTTGGATCATCAGTGCAGCGCTTCATTTCACTGGTTTGCTTAATAGGGAAATCTGTTGGAAGCggttaaatgaggaaaaactttttaaacagaccaaaatgttatttcaattctgtcataatttttcgTTACTAACCTGTCTGCTGTTGTTattttccatggaacactaaaggagattttttgaagaatctttacacagatcttttccatacaatgacagttcatggttaccacacctttcaaactccaaaaaggataaTAAACACCATAGAAGTTCCATATATGTTGTCCATATGGATCTGTATGCTATATCGCAAGTCTTAAAATGCCAAATGAAagttttgtttgaggaacagactgaaatttaaatcgatattcactgaaaatcatccCCTCTACCACAGTTCTCAAATCAAATATTGTGCCTGTGGAAGGCCTACTTCAAAGTAGTCATATGTACTTTTATggtgtccttttttgagcttgactgaaTATGAATTATCATTGTATAAAGATTCTTCAagaattctccttttgtgttctacagacgaaaaaaagtttggaatcacatgagggcgagtaaatattGAATAACAGAGGTTTCCTGTTGGGGGACTATTTCTTAAATTGTAATGGAACCCCATTTTGTATTAATGTTGATTTTGCCCATATATTCTGAACATTATTCAGTATTTGTAGCCTGATCAGCGTTTGGGTTTTCTCTGCAGGGCGAGGTTGGGGATGCCTCAGTTTCTGAGCACCGAAGCTCAGAGCTTACTAAGAGCTCTATTCAAGAGGAACCCCACCAACAGACTAGGTAACACATATGCGTAAATATATGCACATTTCGTTTGTCTTATATATTCTTTGTGATTTCATGTAATCTCTCACAAAACCAGCATTTTTATCTTGTGAAGGGCTTCCTTCTCCGATAAAGAATAATTGGTCGTGTTTTAATGTATGTATTTGAAATTTGTTCAAAATAGTTTTCCatgacattaatttaatttaaatgtgctattgtttcacagcattgtttttttttctagttttaatCTGTACATGCTAACTCTAACTCTGTAACTCTTCCAGGATCTGGGTCAGATGGAGCTGAAGAAATCAAACGCCACTCATTCTTTATGACGATTGACTGGAATGTAAGAACATACcttacatttttgcaattttaCTGGTATACTTCTATTCAAGTGTCATCCTCACCACCAGTAAACCAAAATCTTTTTCCAATCATTTTCAGAAACTTTTCAGGCGAGAGATAAAGCCTCCATTCAAACCAGCCGTGGCCAGACCTGACGACACCTTTTATTTCGACTCTGAGTTCACCTCTCGCACCCCTAAAGGTTTGAGATCTATAGTCTATGATTGCATCAAGCACAATTGATCCCTTCTCAGATGTGCACCAGAAATGTTTCGAGTCCCGACATATAAACCCTCTGAGGATTCTAAAGTTTCTGTTGCTTTCTATAAATATAAGCCTAtagtacattttctttttgtagCATGGAAAGAACTGATAAGGATTAggtaacccaaaaataaaaattctgtcagtattatttactcgccctcatgtcatcctaaaCCGGATTGCTATTTaacgtggagcacaaaaggagaataATTTATCATATTTGAGTGGCTTTTTTCTATGCAAAGagttcacaaatcagactgatcAGCTCTAGAGTTCTACTCAATGACTCGGTCGAAGCGTTTCTTGAGTTTACAGCTCACTGGAGGGAGAAGATGATGTGAATAATGATTTTGTTCCTCACATTAAGCTAcggtatggcttcagaagacttggaatatagtgcacgagtAGTATGGAAAacgtgcttttttggagcttgacaggcaTGGTCACGATCAATGTGAagattattttacaattatttttgtgttgCATGGTAAAAATAACagcttacaggtttggaaaatcATGAGGGCTGAATATATGACAgaatttcctttttgggtgaaccattcttcTAGGCTGATGAAATggacattaaaacaaatgtttctgCACAATTTCTGCATGAATAAACTAGCTATTGACCAGATGGCTGTATTTTCTGACTGATCTTCTGGGTGAGCTCATCAGTATATTCAGAGCTTTAGGTTGATTTTTCAAATGTCATCAGCAGTCGTATTTGAACTAATATGGAATATGTGTGTGGGCTTCATGGTTTCTGTTTATGCCTCTCTACTTGGCCTTCTCAGATTCCCCAGGTGTTCCCCCCAGCGCTGGAGCTCATCAGCTCTTCCGGGGCTTTAGCTTTGTTGCCACGGCAATGCTAGAGGAGGAGGGCAAAGAGGAGCCGTCCAAGCCCCCTCCACACCCTGTTGTACAGGTCAGTGTTCACTGTTAAAGATCCCAGACATTTATagatgcatttatgcatttggcagacacttttttccccaaagcgatttacagtgcattcaaagtaTATATTTGAAGAGTTCATGTGTTCTCTGGGAAACAatcccatgaccttggcattgttagcaccatgctctaccaacCTAGCTACAGGAGTAATCATTGAGCTTTAGAAAACCATCTATCCCTTAAACAACAATTGATTTACTGTGGTTAATGAGACTTTTAGCTTTCCTCTAGCTGCTGTGAGACAGCATTAAAGGAACTGTTCCAGGTTCAAGCTACAATctattaccacagaaaattatttggttattgacagcatgccacagatgttATCAGATATTTAGTTAATTATTCCGATGGTTAGATGTACCTATTGTATTTTCCTTATGAAGTGAATGTCAAATGGCTGACCACTAGATGGCATCATTTCAATAGAAGTATGGCCATGGTAAAGTGGTTTAATGTTAGTGCAGGATGTCACTGGTGGAAAATTAGTTCTTTGTGTGATTCTGCACTGTGTAATTGCCATTTTGTTCTCTACTAATATACCATTAGTGATATAATCATTCTCTACTATCCAGCATGCTTTGTACTGAGTTCAACCTATAAATAACGTGTGTAAGAGTGTGTCTAAtagtttttgtgtctgtgtgtgaaatgtttaattattcATTCTTCAGTGATCCCGTACTGTGATATTTTGCTCTTTTGATATCAGAGTTTTGTGAGCATGCTGTTCTAATTCTCATTTCTCTGTTGTGCACCTGTCTCCATGCAGCAGCTTCACGGTAAGAACATCCTGTTCAGTGATGGTTATGTGCTGAAGGAGGACATCGGCATGGGCTCTTTCTCTGTCTGCAAACGCTGCATACACAAAGCAACCAACACAGAGTATGCAGCAAAGGTTAGAGCATTGATCCCTTAAAGAGGCCAGTCTTAATATTGTACTGACTCTGAGGTCattcattgtattttatttctttgacATCAACGTTATTGGAAATGTTAGTTTACCTTACCATCAGATACTCTATTTTGGCAGAATACTTTATCACCTTACATTCAATCCTTTTGTGTTGTCCAGaaataacaaacaaatatttgttacTTTGTGAAAATTGATATTGTTGAGAATCTGAATATCTGATATCTGTGATGacctttttctattttaaaatgggTCTTTTGTTGACAACATTCATTTAAGACAATCAAAAGAAAATTCTGATCGTCTTTTATCAAAAGATGATCTGTAACAAATGTGTTTGCTGATAGGAGGTTCTTAGATGCATGTCGTTTTGAGGTGACTGATACATGTCTTATATTCCTGATAGGTGATCGATAAAACAAGCACTGATCCATCTGAAGAGATTGAGATCCTGCTGAGATACGGCCAGCACCCCAACATCATAACTCTGAAAGATGTAAGTACGAGCACTAAAAAAGTGCCTTCAAGAAAATATGATATTTCAAAATGAACTGTAGTATAGAGGAATCTCCTGCATTATTGAAATTTGATTTATGCATAATAATCCAAACAGCGAGAAATACTACAactcaatattttattaattacattaaccACCACCAAACTGCATAATGTCAAACTGATGACTATCTCTGTACTGTGTAGAAACAGAAATATTTCAGGACAGGCATCGTAGTTTTGTTAGATGTTTCACAACCTGAATAAGCAATATCTGAATGCATAAAAAACAGTGCAAAATTGAACCaatgtgaaaagaaaaaagtcattCAGTGAGGTATGTTGTATTGCAGGTGTATGATAATGGAAAGCAGGTGTACCTGGTTACTGAGCTGATGCGAGGAGGTGAGCTGCTGGACAGAATACTCAAGCAAAAGTTTTTCTCAGAAAGAGAGGCCAGTGCAGTACTGCACACTATCACAAAGACTATGGAATACCTGCACTCTCAAGGGGTGAGAAAACATGCATGCACTAACACAATCACATTTATCTTGTAGATAGAAATCTTGCCTCTTGCACACAAACTGTCATCATAATTCACAGCTTGTGGCAGAGCTTTGCATTCCCCCTTCTCTCTAGGGTGTTCCCCAAGGCTTTCTCCTAGGCCCTCTTCTGTTTAGTTTTCAAAGTTTAATGTGATTTAACATTTTGACCTCATTCCCAGAAGAACCACAATAAATTTTTCCTAACTCTATTAACCTGTAGCTTTTTATGGCATGCATTATAGCAGTGCCtgtaatatgaaaaataatggtCTCAAATCAATTCACCATTGAACCACACTTCCCTGAATCTTGCCCTAATGTAATTGTGTGTTTTCTGGTTTTCCTGCAGGTTGTGCATCGGGACCTGAAGCCCAGTAATATTCTCTATGTTGATGAGTCTGGAAATCCAGAATCTCTGCGCATTTGTGATTTTGGTTTCGCGAAGCAGCTCCGGGCAGACAACGGCCTCCTCATGACACCTTGCTATACAGCCAACTTTGTAGCACCTGAGGTGAGCACTTGTTCTCATGACAGACAGGGAAATTCTGTATAGACcaataaactcattaaatgaCCCATGTTTTGCACTTAATGATATTAGGTGAAAAGGGGTTAATTTAAATTGTGCTGACTTCTCAACAGCAAGGATTGGTAGCAAAGGACAATTTGTATCTGTCTGAAGTTCTCTGGAAATTGTTATCTGTCTACTATCTGTCATGAAGTTCTCTGATAACTTTGTGCTATACAGTGGATTTCATGGTTACTAAGTTGCCTTTTATGAATTGTTTTGTGCTGCAGGTGCTGAAGAGACAGGGCTATGACGAAGGCTGTGACATTTGGAGCCTTGGAGTATTACTATACACTATGCTTGCTGGGTAAGAACACAAAAACCCCCACACACCCTACATACAATACTGTATAcccataaaaaacaataaatactggTCTTTTTCTTATTTTCAATTTCCACACATGGGAACcctgaaaaaacacacacacagtaattttCCCTCTTTTGTTTTCTCTCAGTTTTACACCATTTGCCAATGGACCAGAGGACACTCCAGAAGAGATTTTGAGTCGGATTGGGAGTGGCCGCTTTACCCTGATTGGAGGCAACTGGGACAGGGTGTCTGATGCAGCCAAAGTAGGCCATGACCCCACCCCATCCACTCAGCATTTCAGACTGCTCTTTTTGGAGTGGTGTGTTTCTATATTAACCCTTCTGCCATAATGGTAAAAGTTCTTTCAAATACACATATTGTTCTCTGTAGGATTTGGTCTCAAAGATGCTCCATGTGGACCCTCACCAACGTCTCACAGCCAAGCAGGTTCTGAAGCATCCCTGGATTGTTCAAAGAGACAAGCTTCCCAACAGCCAGCTACAACACCAAGATGCCAAGCTTGTAAAGGTACAGCTGCCAAGAATTACAGGGCTACATGTAAGGCTAGTACACTGTGTCCCAACAAACACCAACTTCCAATGGTTGTTGGGTTTTGTTGAATCAGTATGTTAAAGCCTGTAggtgtttgttggggcagtgtaaAATTGAGTTTTCCAATATTCTAAATCCAACAGTCaacattagatttttttaaattgtggtgTTTATTGGGGCAGTTTTAAAATAACAGTTGTTTCCCAACATTCTAAATCCAACAGTCAACTTAATAATGTTTCAAATTGTGGTGTTCACTGGGATAGTGTAAAAATTACAGTTGTTTCCCTACATTCTTCTAACATTCTAAATCTAAGAGCCAATTTCAGATTGCTTGAAATGTTGGTCTTTGTTGGGATAGTGTGAACAGACAGTGTGTATATCTCTGTCTCTTAAATTACTGTTAACACCAAGGCATTAATTATCAGAAAAaataagtcttcttccaaatgacAGTATATAGCTGGTTAGTGTAACCGTAGACTGTTTGCAGTTGCCAAGTATGTACTAGCAATTTTAATACAGAATGTGTGCTTTATTAGTCATTTTACAACAACATTGAACactgctcatccaatcagaatttacagTTGGAACTATCCGTTGTTCAATATTCATTGTCCTACTTGTTTCCTCACAGGGGGCAATGGCTGCCACATACTCAGCGCTGAAAAGTTCCCAACCACCCCCAGAGCTGAAACCCATTGAGTCCTCTTTTCTGGCGCAAAGACGGGTGAAAAAGCTCCCATCAACTTCTCTGTAGGGAACGAGAGAGGGAAAACTGGAAAAGTACTCCTGCCTGAATGCAGTTTtggaaaggatggatggatgcaagGACCACGCTGAAGCTCCGCAGACTAAAGACAGTCTTTTCAACCTGCCTGTGAGCTGTCAAGTATAATAGACAAGGAAGTTGATTGACTGATGAAgttggagggcggggccagtgAGGGTTCTGTGCTCAGGAGTGGgtgaatgtttgtgtttgtgtgcgtgacaTTTCAAAGAACCGGGTAAAGGATACTGTTATGAAACAGATGATATTGCCAGTACTTTTATGTCTTGGTACTGTAATCCCTAAATATCAACACTGCTGTATTCAGAGTTTTGGAATGcttgttttttgcttttcaactttttgtttttctttttgtgtttattttttatatttgtagttTGTTCAACTGGATTATCACGTTGAATGTTTATGATTTGCCTGTGTCCTTGAAGGGAACAACAGTCATTATGTACTTTTCTTGGAAGCTTTTCTGCTGTCCAGCTTTTCCAGTAGTTCTCGCTTTGTCCATCATAAAGTTATCTTAGAGAAAGATAAAAAGCATTGTTCCTGGGTCATTTTTCACCCAGTTGAACGAAGAACGGTTAAATATAACTTCCATAACAATCTGATGAGCATGTTCACATGACTATCAACCTAACCAGAGGGGAGAACGGAGGTGCTTTCTGCATGGATTTGTATAATGTTGTCTTGTTGCTTTTTTCCCCCAACTTAGCACTCTTGCTTGGTGCCCCTGTCAGCACTGGTGAAGACTGATCAGAAAATGTCTCTtgtatgtttattaaaaaagaaaagaaataaacaaagtcTGAATGTGAGatgacatctgaagctcatggcATGGAACAAGTTGCTCTTGTACACCAGTGATTTTTCTGTGTTTgattctgttgttgttgttttgctaaAAGAGAAGTTATTTTATAAAGACATGTTGAGCACAATGTCAAAATGTGACAGCTATGGAAATTGTTTAATAATTGTGTATATTTTTACCTGGTCTGTCCTGTTTACAGTTCTGTGTTAAGAAGCCCATTGTGGTGGAATTATCGACTATATTGTTCTCAGGCTGTTCTTGGCAATGCCTTGCAAATTCATAAAGCCTTGTCTTGCTCAAAAGGTTTGCACCCTTTGCCAGTCAAGCACATCTTTACTGTTTTAAGTTGTGCTCACAGTGTTGTTTTGTAGTCCCCATCCCAAATGTCTTGGATTATAAGCATTATTCCAACACAAACATTAGAAACTGTAGTGATCTAGAAACCTATCTGGTTCTGATAGCAGTTTCATTAGtgcagtaaaataataataataaaaatgcataataaaagCTAGTGAAACTGACAACATGCCTTTTAAGATTCAGCAATAGACCACTTTCACTCATGCGGCTGTTTCATGGAACATT
The Xyrauchen texanus isolate HMW12.3.18 chromosome 22, RBS_HiC_50CHRs, whole genome shotgun sequence DNA segment above includes these coding regions:
- the LOC127662728 gene encoding ribosomal protein S6 kinase 2 alpha isoform X4 codes for the protein MWRHIFRTKPHMQQHKSQITWVERDFADITGKEDGDIKEINITNVVKEGAEKADPSQFELLKVLGQGSFGKVFLVRKVTPPDNNELYAMKVLRKATLKVRDRVRTKMERDILAEVNHPFVVKLHYAFQTEGKLYLILDFLRGGDLFTRLSKEVMFTEEDVKFYLAELALGLDHLHGLGIIYRDLKPENILLDEEGHIKLTDFGLCKEAIDHEKKAYSFCGTVEYMAPEVVNRQGHIHSADWWSFGVLMFEMLTGSLPFQGKDRKETMNLILKARLGMPQFLSTEAQSLLRALFKRNPTNRLGSGSDGAEEIKRHSFFMTIDWNKLFRREIKPPFKPAVARPDDTFYFDSEFTSRTPKDSPGVPPSAGAHQLFRGFSFVATAMLEEEGKEEPSKPPPHPVVQQLHGKNILFSDGYVLKEDIGMGSFSVCKRCIHKATNTEYAAKVIDKTSTDPSEEIEILLRYGQHPNIITLKDVYDNGKQVYLVTELMRGGELLDRILKQKFFSEREASAVLHTITKTMEYLHSQGVVHRDLKPSNILYVDESGNPESLRICDFGFAKQLRADNGLLMTPCYTANFVAPEVLKRQGYDEGCDIWSLGVLLYTMLAGFTPFANGPEDTPEEILSRIGSGRFTLIGGNWDRVSDAAKDLVSKMLHVDPHQRLTAKQVLKHPWIVQRDKLPNSQLQHQDAKLVKGAMAATYSALKSSQPPPELKPIESSFLAQRRVKKLPSTSL